GTTTGCCTGTCTAACGTTTGGTGCCGTCCACTCTGGAGGCGGCGGGCAAGGCCAGGCGGTCGTCCTCTCTGCCCAGACAGCCCTCACCAACCGTGGGCGCTCGGCTCTGCCTGCGGGGCACGACTCGGTCCCTGTGAGTAGagtggctgcctcccccctttcttcagACAGCTCCGTGGGCGTGCGAGAGTGGCGTTGCGATGCGTTGCTACCTTCCTCCTTGGTTACGGGGAGTCACTCAGTCTCTGAGTTACGTAGGCTCACTGCCTCGCGTTTCATTTCGccactccttccttccctctccctccctctcgccctccttTTCCAGAACTGTCTCTTCTCTGCGTCGTTTGGCTAAGTTGGGGGAATCCTCCTCCTTGACAGCTTAGATAAGGGTGTGAACTGAAACACAACAAGCAGAGCTGGCCTTAGGTGACTCTCCTGCGTTCAGCTGCACAGACACTCCCAAGCTTAAACTCTCACATACCAAAACAATTGCACCACACATCCTCACAAAGTCAGACTGTCAGGAACTGGAGCTCaaacaaacagagaaacagGCTCTTTTTCAGGGTTCTCAAAAAGAACATCTATGGTCCACTCCCTGTGTAAAGACAGTGTACATCTAGGGATTTATAGACTTACCGTTTGTCCCCCCCTCCGCCTTTCGGAAGGACAAGTCAGCCTCGTTCCTGGACTCACAAAAGCCGTAGGGTAATCATTTTCGGAGGATAATGGAGTTTCTTCGTGTCAGGTCAGGGGGTCGGCATTTACCGATGCACAGCAACCAGATGAGACTCAGAATGGAGGCCTATGGTTAGATGTTTCCTCCTGCCCCGGCCATTTACTAGAGCTTTGCGGTGAACCTGGTCAGAGACGCCTTTCCTGTGCCACCAGGGTAATCTGCATCTTGTTTGCTCAGCCGACGCTCCTGTGTAACCCTGACACTTTGGAAACAAACCGACAGAGCAAGGTCAGAGCAGAGCCAAAAGGGCCAGATTACTGCAGACAACTACCAGCCTTAATCCTTGTCATCTCACCacctccagacctccatgttACTAGAGTACTGATCTTGGCAAAAGGATGAGGGTTTTTCAACTCCTTAAGCATTCTCAGCTGAACAAACTTGCTCATAATAATCATAGTCATATTTCCAGCGAGGTTACGTAAAAAAAAGCATATATAGACATCTGAAGCCAAGCATATAATAACAGTAATTTAGGCTACACTACAGTACTGTAATAGCTCTTTTTCCGTTCAGCGATGCAGAAAGTAGGCTAACTACAACTAAAGTAAATCAATCGCAATGTCTTGAATACAATACGACATTTGATCTTCTAAAGGACTACATTTCGACCCCGGCTGCTGAATATTTTTCGTGTTTATAAAACATCGTTTTGACACCGTGTCTTGCAGCTAAAAGTGACAGACAACCCCAGCACTTCGCAGAGCCGTCTGGACGCCATTCATTGCTTAGCAACACTAACAGTTACCCAGCTGGTTATAATCTTAAGAAAGATAGCACTAGCTAGCTCACTGCTAACTGCGTGTTAGGCACTCGACTCCGCAAGTCACAAAGATGTCAATAAATCAAGTAATAGTTTCAGTGACAACTTTTATGGTTATATATTTATCTAGATACTCACCTCTCATATAGACAGCAGACCAAACAAGAGGAATCACTGTAGTTTAAGACAGTAGACGAGTTGTCTGGTTTTAGACAGTCCCCGCgtggcttcctcctcctccgacggTAGGTGCGCGGCTGTCAGGCAGGTCGCTGACAGGCACCGCAATACTCCAGACCAAGTCTGCGACGGTGTGCCAATGCACGATGCATTTCATCACGTTGTCTTATTAAATTGATAAATTGTAGGTGCAGTAGGCTACTTGAATGATACAGATGCTAATACAATGATACATTAATGAGAATAAATACGCTACAATGTCACACTTTAATGTGTAGTCTTATTTGCCACATCGTTTTAACTAGGATACTCTGCACGAGACAGACTGCTTGTAGATTTGCACTTTTATTTGATCATCATTGTTTCTTTCAGCAAATAGCCTGTTATGTCTGAATCATTTTGGAACTGGCACCATCAGCCTAATATTCCAGGCTGTTCGAAAATgtaagaaaataaaaacatattaaGACCCATCATAACAGCAAAACAATAGTCTATTCACATCTTGCCATCTGTTCTCTTAGCATTCAGGACAGAGGACAGTTCACTCTGCCAAACCTAGGGCCAGTCTTAGTATTCACAACAAGGAGTCATGCAGTCCTATATCTGCTATCAGTGTCCACTCTTTCTCTGCTCACAATGGACTGAGCCCAATGCTGTCTCTGACACTGTTGCCAACACAGATCTATGACACATGTCATTGAGTAATGCCAAAACAGAATATGTCACCATTCACTGATTGAAAGAGATGGAGATTTGAAATGAGAAAAACTAATTCACTCACCAAGTACACTTTAGACGGTTTGGCTCGTTTGAAGGGTTAGGACTGTGTCCTCAGAAGTGATGGTCAGTGTTCGGCTCGGATAGTTCAGATAAGAGTGGCACCTTTCTAACGCCTCTACCTAATGACTACACCAAGCACATGCaatacaatgttttattcaTAACCTGGGAAACACTGCCCCAGATTCTTCAGATGTCCTGTACTTAGTTTATCACAGTTATGAAGAGACAGCCACACAAACTTATTGCCTAAACAACTGAACAGAAACATCCATATATTACAgagtagaagaagaagaatccAATTTGtggaacgcacacacaaacaccaatttACTTCCACCATCATTTAATTATGTCAACATTTAATGGTACCCTGTAGGCCTACCCGTCTCAGTAAACATGTGATTTCTTAATTGTCATTTACTCAATTAAAATCTGGTTATGGGGAAGAGAAATCTTTGGTTTGGTGCCCATATACAATGTATTTTTCATGTGACGGTAAATGTTAGAGGGATTATAGATggttgttgagagagagagagaggagagagagagggggggagagaggagagggagagagagagagaggatgagacaaggagagagagggagagagacagagagagagagaggatgagagagggagggagagagacagagagagagagagagagagaggatgagagagggagggagagagacatagagagagagagaggatgagggagggagagagagagaggatgagagagggagggcagcacaggtctgagagacaggaggggcagatggagggagtgaACAAGGGGCAACCTAGGATGCATTTTTAAAACAGCTTGACCACTTCTCCATAAGTACTGCCCATACCAGCAAGTGGTGCCAGGCAGGGAAATCTGTTACCACACATTTAATATCCTGATAGTCTGCAGGTTTCAAGGAAAGCAGATTATTGTTCTTTTCCATAAGAGGTAAACCACCTCGAAAAGCACTAGATAAAATGATCACATCTGTCCGGTTGCTTGATACATGCAGTGGTAGGCTTCTACGAACTACAGTGACTTGGCTGTGTGAGCTATCTTTACAGCAAACGCAGTGTCAAGGGGAAatcagtacatttagtcatttagcagacgctcttatccagagtgacttgcagtaagtacagggacattcccccgaggcaagtagggtgaagtgccttgcccaaagacacaacgtcatttgggacagccaggaatcgaaccggccacctccagattactagcccagattccctaaccgctcagccacctgactccccaatacAGTTCAGTTGACCTGGTCATTTACAACCCTTGCACACAGTCAGGGTATCTGTCGTAGGGGAAATGTGTGTCTTTAATTCACGGCATCTGTGAGAAGGGAATCGTTCCTCTGCAGATCTCTCTCCATACCTCAGCCCTGCTCGTGTGCTAACAGGGGGTCAGAGGGCTTCAGTGAAACCTCACTGCTGGTCTAATGCCTCGGATGCCCAGCTGTTAGCACCCACTGACATCAGCCAGTTATGAAGCAGACTAGCGGCAGATGGGGCTTGAATCCTAGCTTTACGGAGATAAATAGTCCctcgggaggggggagagaggggcaaatAGATGGAGgagtgaggtgggggtgggagagagagtgagagggagataaagagagtgagagagagagacagagagagagaaagtgagagaaagaaagagagagagagagagagagaggagagagagagagagagagagagggagaaaggtagagagaaaaatggagagaCAAGCATACAGACAAAAGCGTTCAGATAAAATGATCAGAAATGCGCATGTATGTTGCCCACAGTGCACAGCACCAGTCAGCAGTGTACATAATTGAACACGAAAATTAAACGACGACATACGGTGCAAGAGAAGAAGATTTTttaaggttttcccaaattttcACTGTACAGCAAAATCCATTTGATTACATTTCCATGTGCTAATGTTTGGGAAAAATAACACAGTACATGAAACAAGCAATGAGACTGTACATCCTGTGTTGTACTGGGCTATCATACAGGAAGGGAGGACACTAACACTGATATCCAATGGCAAATAATCCCAAAGCTCATTGACCAATCAGAGGGCTTTTCCCTACTTTACAAACATCCACAGTGCAAAAACCAACAGATGAGTTCTGTCATTGATCAACTTTGTCCCCTGTGTGGGTTGTTTTTAGTAAACATCCCCGTCACTTCCCCATTTGGCTGGAGCTTATCCGAGTGAACGGGACAATCTTGGACTGCTCCgggaacgggagagagagatgacaaacATGACTACCTCACTGGTTCTGCTGCTTCTGCTGGTCCTGATACCAGACTCCTCAACGCTGATTAGATCTTCATTGGAGGAGGTACAGTAGGAGTAACAAGggtggtagagggggggggacgggtctgtagtcaggTCTGCTTGGGACATCTGAAAAGTACGTTGACCTCCTAAACCGTACACTGTACACTGTTTGGCCTGTTGGAATCTCCACCCACAGAGAGCCTAACTGTGGTTCACAGGCTCTCAGTGTTAAAAGCTGGGTGAAATGGAAACCACCGCGTTTTAAACCATCTGTCTTTCTTGACGTGGAATGGTACAGGCTTGTAGAATCTAGGCTGCAGGCCAGTCTTATCCCAGTGTTGTGGAAGATCATTAAACACGACCCTGTTCTTTCGTTTCCTGCAGCGATTCCTGCGCTCGCTGGATCAGGGGGACGCTGTGTTTTATTTTGGGTCGTCCTCCGCAGATTCAGGTACAGAGGGGACCTACAGGGGTGCAAGCCAGACTGCGTCCTCCACATGAATAAATGATGCCACAGAAAATGTGCCGCTTGAAAAAGTAATAGGAAATGTCTCCATCTAGTGGCAGACTTTCAGCTCCTCTCGCTTGCCTGTCCCTCTGTGGAGCTCCACCCGGGGCCCTGGCAGTGCTCCTTGGAAGCCCAGGGGAGGGTCATCCTgctggggatgagagagggagagatgcccctctcctgtccccccggAGTGGAGAGCGTCCTCGGTGCCACTCTGGGTGATGTGGGCGCAGGGCCTGCCACGTGCTGTCAGTACCCTCATGTCCTACATCCACCCTCATCCAAGGGATTNNNNNNNNNNNNNNNNNNNNNNNNNNNNNNNNNNNNNNNNNNNNNNNNNNNNNNNNNNNNNNNNNNNNNNNNNNNNNNNNNNNNNNNNNNNNNNNNNNNNNNNNNNNNNNNNNNNNNNNNNNNNNNNNNNNNNNNNNNNNNNNNNNNNNNNNNNNNNNNNNNNNNNNNNNNNNNNNNNNNNNNNNNNNNNNNNNNNNNNNGGCGGAGCTTGTTCCAGCGACTGGAACTGTGTGATTACAGAGGACACTGGCTTCGACCTGGGCATCACCATCGCCACGAGATAGGCCACAGGTACTGGAGCTGGCGGCCCTCTAGTTGGCCTGCAGGgaacccctcctccctgcctgctcaGTTGTGGGGTGTTGCTCAGTGGGATGTCTATAGTTCAGTGGTGGAGCTTTTGACTGCCAATCGAGCTCTAGCAGGTTCAAATCTGCCAGTGTAGGACGCTCTGGAGGAAAGCTTCTGAACAAGAAGCCAGGTGAACCTCCAGTGACCTTCCTCCTCATCACCCTCTTCCTCAGCTTCGGCATCAACCACGACGGGATGGACAACACCTGTGGGAGGAGTGGCTTCATGATGGCGTCCGATGGAGGCTACAACAGTGTGGACCTCACCTGGTCGGCCTGTAGCAGAGAACAGCTTCACACATTCTTCAGGTAGTtcagccctctctcttccctctctctctccccctctctcccctccctccctctctctctccccccctctctctctcccctctctctctccctctctcccctctctctctccctctcccccctctctcttcccctcccgcaCATCCACCCTCTCACACGGCGCCCGGGTCGCGTTCCCCGTGATCTCCCATTCATCCGTCGTCCTCACGCTGCGAAAGAGAAGCAGCGTGTGTGAGGGATGGTCATGCTATGCTGTTTCcaggcaggggaaagggagtgCGTGAAAGACCTGCCCGTGCTGGAAGGCTCTCTGCAGGACTGGAAGCCAGGCCTCTACTACGGGGTGGACGACCAGTGCCGGATCGCTTTCGGAAGCACCCGCCACGGCCTGTTCTTTCTCCAACCCGGACCTGGTGAGAAATATGTGTTTATGTAACTATGGCCGCCGCATACAAGCCCTTTCAGAGCACAAGGATACATTGTGCTTGCCCGgtgatccttctctctcctcctgtcagccGGTGTGTCGAGTTCTGTCTTGTCACGTGATCCCGGAGACAAGAGCTCGTGTAAACGCCTACTCGTGCCCCTATTGGACGGCACGGAGTGTGCACCCAATCAGGTACGAGGTTGTGTGAGAGCCTTCGTGGAAGGGTCAGGAGCCGCTTCCCTTGGTTCCTGAGGCAGGTGTGACACACAGGAAGCATGACTcacgccacttcctgttcccccaGTGGTGCCTGAAAGGACTCTGCGTCTCCCCGGACACCTGGGTTCCTCCGTGGTGGTCCACGGCTCCTGGTCCAGCTGGTCGgagctctcctcctgctctcgcACCTGCGGAGGGGGCGTCCAACACCGCACCCGGCTATGCAACAACCCCAGGTACCTCCGATGAGTCGGCAGCACCCCTGACGGCAACGCCGACTCACTGTTATGAATATATGGggctcagatggctgagcagttagagaatttggctattaatcagaaggttgccggtttgattcctggccgtgtaaaatgacgatgtgtcttgggcaaggcacttcaccctacttgccttggggggaatgtctctgtacttactgtaagtcactctggataagagtgtctgctaaatgactaaatgtaaatatctggCATTCTCTTCTCTGGGAAACTCCGTTCTGTGTTTAAAGGCCTGCGTTCAGAGGGAGGGATTGTGagggcagagacacagaggccGGACTTTGTCACCAGCAGGTACCGTGTCTCCACAGGTCATGTTTAATTAGGAAAAAACATACACTGACCTCTAGGCATGACAAGGTCCTGTAAcaactgtacagtactgtgcactGGGAACACCAACTGTGTGCGCATGAATAAACTCCCGGGTCGAACACGACTGCCCTCCCACCAATCATCTCCTCAGAAACAGACAGTCTGGACGTTTACCTCCTGTTATGCTTTGCAAGCAGGCCTGTGAAAGGAGTCAGCTGGACTTGATGGCAGAACAGTGTTCCCTGAcagacccccagcccctctccctgacCCCTGGCACTGCTAACCTCTACACATGGATCCCCGCCCTGGGCTTTGTCACAGGTAGGCTGCCCTGccctggaggagtggaggggtggaggcttggaggggtggaggggtgcggTGTTCGTCCAGGTCTCTAACGCTCCTGTGTCCGTCCCCCACCAGGAGATGAGCAGTGCAAGTACATGTGTCAGTCCGAGGGAGAAGACTTCCTCGTGAGCCGTGGTTCTCAGTTTGTGGACGGGACTCGGTGTGAACCGGACAGCCCCGCTCCTCTGGGCTCCACGCCCGCCTGTCTGAGTGGGAAGTGCCAGGTACTGAAGGCCCACCGGACAGCCATGGATCAGGGGGATTattacgggagtcaggtggctgagcggttagggaatcgggctagtaatctgaaggttgccagttcgattccggccgtgccaaatgacgttgtgtccttgggcaaggcacttcaccctacttgcctcgggggaatgtccctgtacttactgtaagtcgctctggatataagagcgtctgctaaatgtaatgtaaatgtacgatGCTGCTGGTGGTGATAATGACGATGATCGTGACGGGGGTGATAGAGATGAtgttaatgatgatgatgataatgatgatgatgatgatgatgctacTTCTGATGATAGTAatgatgacagtgatgatgGTGACGGTAATGAGAATGATGATGACGCTATCTGTgagtcatttctctctcttcttctcctcagctGTTTGGCTGTGACGGAGTGTTGCATTCTGGGAAGGTGGAGGACATGTGTGGGGAGTGTGGGGGAAACGGTTCATCCTGCAGCCTTGTATCTCAGTCATATACCGGCGGCCAGGCCAGAGGTAACTAacgtgctaaccctaaccctgaccctaaccatgACCCCACCCTGCTCCTTAAGGACACTCCCTCCCTGTTTACCTCCCGTCTGAATCAAAGTTCTGAAATCCCATGATTCCTTGCTTCTCAGAGTACGCCACTTTCTTGACCCTGCCGATGAATGCCACCCAGGTCCACATCGTGAACGAGGCTCCGGTCTTCACTCACATGGGTGAGTGGTGTGTACTCTGAGGTATAATGTTCTGAGGATGGCGAGGTTGAATACATGAGATGTAAAGACAACTGCAGGGAAAATAATGCTTGAATCGTGCATAGTTTTAGACTTTTCATCGTTTCCTAGCAGTTTCCTACCTAAACCCTCTACGTGCTTTTAAACTTTACTTCCTTCATAAACAATCCTAGTCCTGTGTGAGCTATCGTttcaaaaaaaaacaccaagtAAAACAGAGGAtaactcctggtgtgtgtggtccttCACAGCGGTGCTGGTGGGAGGGCAGTACGTGGTGTCTGGGCACGGCAGCATGTCCCTGAACATCACTCACCCCTCCATCTTGGAGGACCAGCGCCTGGAGTACCGCATctatctgacctctgacctcctgccTTACATGGAGGAGCTGAAGGTGCCTGGACCAATAAGAGAGGAGACACACgtgcaggtgggggggggcggggccagggggggcggggccagggggggcggggaggggccaggggggggcggggaggggccagggtgaCAGAACACATCgcaagacaaccacacacaccgtatGCAACTGTTGCATCTACTCACCTCTTCGGAAGGAGAGGAATTCTTTCCGAAACACCCCAGTGTTTCCTCTTCCTTCCCACAGGTGTATAGGAAGTACGGCAAAGAATACGGAGGACAGACCAGCCCGAACATCACCTACCGGTACTACGCTCCTGGTGCTCCACCTGAAGCAGGGTGGGCTGAGGGGCCCAGAGGCTCCTGGTCCTCTGTCCCCACACCCTGCTCTGTCACCTGCAGCTCAGGTACGCAGCTCCGGGGTCACAGGGGATGTTGAATCCATGCTTTCGTTATCCATCGAGCGCTTTGCAAATGTTCCCTTTTACGTGAACGTGCTTGTTTTGACCACTCCTGTAGGAGTGCAGAAacatgtgcatgtctgtgttgaTGGAGACACCAAGGAGCATCTGGATGAACGGTTCTGTGAGACGGCTCCTCCTACACCGCCTCAACAGACAGCCTGTCACCTCCCAGCCTGCCCCTCCAGGTCAGCTCCCTCTCAACACCCAACACAAACACGTCACCTCCAACACAAACATGTCACCTTCAACACCGAACACAAACATGTCacctcaaacacaaacatgtcacCTCCAGCCCTGAACACAGCTGTATCCTCTTCATGTGACTCCTTCACCTCTTGCGATGCTGCTTTCCAGATGGGAGGCGGGTGAGTTTGGACCCTGCAGCGCCCCCTGTGGCGGAGGAGAGGCACTGCGCCCTGTGAGGTGTGtccagaggcaggggggagaagTCGTCCAGGTGCCCACATCAGAATGTCCACCTGATTCAGCCCCAGCAACTACAGACAGCTGcaacctccagccctgcccagtCAGGTACAACAACTCAACCAGTTGTCTGTCAACTTTCAGACAAGCTGTGCCACGGTTCAAATCGCCGTCGACCAATGAAAACGAACGCGTGCcggtctgtacgtgtgtgtttgtgaggcagGTGGCACGCGGCGGAGCCTGGGGAATGTTCGGCGGTGTGTGGGCCAGGCGAGGCCAGGCGTGCCGTGACCTGCGTGCGGTCGGAAGGTGGTCGGGATTCGGAGGTGGACCCCAGCTTGTGTCCAGAGGACATCCGGCCGCCGGACTCTGAGCCCTGTGTGGTGGACGTCTGTCCGCTCGGCTGGGAGTCTAAGGGAGAGGTACCTGAGGAGCGCACGCAaaccacacatcaacacacacctgaGAACTATCTAACAGGGCGGCGTCTCTCTCGCCCTCAGGCTCTCCTCGCGCTGAAGAAGACGCCAGGTTTGACGCCCCGCTCTGGGCCTCCGCGCCCAGTGTACGTTTGGAGCCCTGTCATTGGCCAGTGCTCCAAGACCTGTGGCAACGGTAAGAGGGAGTAAAGATTCCTGAAGGACGATGCCCGCGGCTCCTGATTAACCACGCCTGTTAATACACCTCCGCAGGAACCCTGCTGGTCTGGTTCTTCTGCGTGGACCACCAGACCAGACGAGCGTCGCCAGAGATGCACTGTGAGAGCTCCAACAAGCCGGCTCCGCGCTCCGAGGCCTgcaacccctccccctgcccccccacgtGAGCCCCTCCTGCAGCGAGAACGACAGCTCCTCCCCGTAACTCTCACCCCCAGCAGGCGCTTACAGCccatgtcctcctcccccccccccccctccaggtggcACTATAAGGAGGGCGCGTGCAGCGTGACCTGTGGCGGAGGGGTCGCCAACAGGGTGCTGTACTGCTCTCggcagggcgaggaggagggcgaggaggaggtcGTGGAGGACGCGGAGTGCAGTGCCTCGCACAAGCCCACGGCTGTGGTCTCCTGCCACACCAACAGCTGCCCTGCGCGGTGAGCGTTCGCCACACTGCCCCGCCCCCGCGAGAACCCGGGAGAGAACGTGAGAGACTCATGAGGATGTGTGCAAGTCCACAGGTGGAGGGTGCAGAAGACGGGAGCCTGCTCGGTGACCTGCGGTCTGGGCGTGGCCCAGAGGAGCGTGGCCTGTGTCCAGTTCgcccgggggagggagggtcaggTGGCGGAGGAGGCGTGCAGCGCTGCCACGGTGAAGCCAGCCACCGCCGTGCCCTGCCTGCTGCAGCTGTGCACCTTCAGCTGGGAGGCAAAAGCCTGGGGCCAGGTACTGACCAATCAGCCACGGGTCAACAACCTAGGAAGCTAGAAATGATCTATACATAACATTTAGCTAATTTAGTAGATCGAGTGCATGTAGAAAGCaaagcagaaaatcaaggagcAGAGGTGCAACAATTCTGCTATCAGGCACAGTTCCACAAATGATAAGATATCCACtaaagtgcaacaataacatctacaCTACAATATGACGCAAACTTCTGTGTTCTTCTTCAGTGCTCTGTGTCCTGTGGCTATGGAGTCCAGTCCAGAGCAGTGTGGTGCATGGGCCCGTCCACCGCCCAGCCCCTCAACCCCATGCTCTGCATGCACAGGCCCAAGCCAATCACCATCCAGGGCTGCCGCTTCGCAGACTGCCGAGACCCCCAGcgccccacccacctccccaccagccCGCCACCGCTGGCgaccagccaatcagctgctCCGAAGAAAAGGTCGGAGGTCGCTGCTCCTCAGGAAAGGCCTTTCCTGCCCCCGCTGGACCCGACAGAGACACCCCgggaccccaccaccacccccctcccgctTCACCCCTCAGAGACGACCCTCCCTCACacgccctcctccgccccctcctccacccccaaaaCCAGTTAGGTGGCCGagccgtctccctccctccctcgtgctAGACCGAGGGCGGGCCCCCTGGGGAAAGATCCCCCTGAAGTCATGATAATATCAATTCTGTGATGTTCTGCTGATCCCACACTGTGTCGTgccgtccaggtgtgtgtggtcggtTGCTGCTGCAGGACTCGGGTACCGTGGACCTGAGGCAGGAGACGGGTCGGTGCATCCTCTCCATAGGACGCCCGTTGGGCGAGCTCATTCACATCAAAGTGGAATCCAGCGCCCTGAACTGCAAGAAAAGTGACTAAAACACACGGACACTCGTCTAGGATCGACTTGTGATGGTTTGTACCTTactacccgtgtgtgtgtgtccgtagaGGAATACGTGACATTCTACGACAGGCTGGCGCTGAACAGGAAGTGCGGGCCGATGGAGGGCACCGTGCTCACGACCCGCACCAACGTCCTGCTGGTGAGGCAGAACCTCGTAACCCCCGGCAACGGCGTGTTGCTCACCTACAGCAGTCAGAAGAACAGCAAGAGGTCTCTGCATCAGGGtaagacgccccccccccccacaaaatgACTTGCAAATATGCAGATTTTTTGGAATGCAGTGTGTCGGTTTACAAAGGCAAAATCGAAACGTGTTGGTTTGTGGATATCACATTTGGTTGGATCGTGGAAGTTATATTTGTGGCAAGTGATTGACATTTGTGGACTGGTACTTTGTGTTGACCGTGATACCAGCATTTACAATCCTCTTGACGTGACTTTGAGCCCATGCAACCTCTCATCCTCTGCTCCAGAAACATGTGACACCCAGCTGTTTGGTCCCAGCGGGGTCATCGAGAACCCAACAATGACATCCGTCTCCGACAGTCACACCTGCAGGGTCCTCATCAACGCTCCCCCCTCAGTGAAGATCCGGATCCAAGCCCGGAGCTTAGAGCCTGTGGTGAatgcctcctccacccaggacaCATACATCATGGTGAGACTGTAGGAGCCTGTCTCAGCAGGTGTAGCTCAGAGCTCTAACTGTagggcatttacatttagtcatttagcagacactcttatccagagcgacttacagtaagtacagggacattcccccgaggcaagtagggtgaagtgccttgcccaaggacacaacgtcagtttgcatgaccaggaatcgaactggcaaccttcggattactagcccgactccctcaccgctcagccaactgactccctatgcATTTGACTGTGGAGtgtcccaggttcaaattcccctcTCTACGTTGCCTAGGACAACagtgtctgttaaatgaatacattcTACACAACATCTACATGTTCCATGTGTGGATTCCTTCAACACAGTTAACACTGCAGTGACATACAGGAGTGGGCTACTGTGACAGTGACAAGTCTTTGTATCATAATAGTTTCTGTTTTGTGCCGTATCCTAGATACGGGACGTGGACGTTTTGAAGACCAATGTGTTTAAAGGACATCAGCTCTTCCTCTGGCTGTCGTCAGGGAGCATGGCAGAAATTGAATTCCACG
Above is a genomic segment from Osmerus mordax isolate fOsmMor3 chromosome 24, fOsmMor3.pri, whole genome shotgun sequence containing:
- the adamts13 gene encoding A disintegrin and metalloproteinase with thrombospondin motifs 13, yielding MTTSLVLLLLLVLIPDSSTLIRSSLEERFLRSLDQGDAVFYFGSSSADSGKLLNKKPGEPPVTFLLITLFLSFGINHDGMDNTCGRSGFMMASDGGYNSVDLTWSAWERECVKDLPVLEGSLQDWKPGLYYGVDDQCRIAFGSTRHGLFFLQPGPAGVSSSVLSRDPGDKSSCKRLLVPLLDGTECAPNQVRGCVRAFVEGTLRLPGHLGSSVVVHGSWSSWSELSSCSRTCGGGVQHRTRLCNNPRPAFRGRDCEGRDTEAGLCHQQACERSQLDLMAEQCSLTDPQPLSLTPGTANLYTWIPALGFVTGDEQCKYMCQSEGEDFLVSRGSQFVDGTRCEPDSPAPLGSTPACLSGKCQLFGCDGVLHSGKVEDMCGECGGNGSSCSLVSQSYTGGQAREYATFLTLPMNATQVHIVNEAPVFTHMAVLVGGQYVVSGHGSMSLNITHPSILEDQRLEYRIYLTSDLLPYMEELKVPGPIREETHVQVYRKYGKEYGGQTSPNITYRYYAPGAPPEAGWAEGPRGSWSSVPTPCSVTCSSGVQKHVHVCVDGDTKEHLDERFCETAPPTPPQQTACHLPACPSRWEAGEFGPCSAPCGGGEALRPVRCVQRQGGEVVQVPTSECPPDSAPATTDSCNLQPCPVRWHAAEPGECSAVCGPGEARRAVTCVRSEGGRDSEVDPSLCPEDIRPPDSEPCVVDVCPLGWESKGEALLALKKTPGLTPRSGPPRPVYVWSPVIGQCSKTCGNGTLLVWFFCVDHQTRRASPEMHCESSNKPAPRSEACNPSPCPPTWHYKEGACSVTCGGGVANRVLYCSRQGEEEGEEEVVEDAECSASHKPTAVVSCHTNSCPARWRVQKTGACSVTCGLGVAQRSVACVQFARGREGQVAEEACSAATVKPATAVPCLLQLCTFSWEAKAWGQCSVSCGYGVQSRAVWCMGPSTAQPLNPMLCMHRPKPITIQGCRFADCRDPQRPTHLPTSPPPLATSQSAAPKKRSEVAAPQERPFLPPLDPTETPRDPTTTPLPLHPSETTLPHTPSSAPSSTPKTSVCGRLLLQDSGTVDLRQETGRCILSIGRPLGELIHIKVESSALNCKKKEYVTFYDRLALNRKCGPMEGTVLTTRTNVLLVRQNLVTPGNGVLLTYSSQKNSKRSLHQETCDTQLFGPSGVIENPTMTSVSDSHTCRVLINAPPSVKIRIQARSLEPVVNASSTQDTYIMIRDVDVLKTNVFKGHQLFLWLSSGSMAEIEFHGAYLYTTGSFKAEYSFVRP